TTCTCGGGGGCGAGATCAGCGCATCTGCGCTGGATGAATGGTTTTCCATATCTGTCTCCTCGATGCGGCTTCTTACACACCGCTCGACAGCGCGACGGCGCGGTCCACCATCTGCGGTGCCAGGCCGAGATAGTTGGCCGGATCCGTCAAACGGTCGATCGCCGCACGATCGAAGTGTTGCGTGACCTCAGGCAGCGCCATCAGCGCCTCGGCCAGCGTGCCGCCCTTCTCGTTCACGGTGCGGCAGGCGTCGTAGACGATGTCGTGCGCCTGCTGGCGGCCGGTAAAGGGGGCCATGCCCATCATCACCGCCTCGGCCACGATCAGGCCACGGGTGATGCCGAGGTTGTGCTTCATGCGTTCGGTATCGACGATGAGGCCGCCAAGCGCGAACTTCGCCTGGTAAAGGGCACCCGCAGTGAAGATGAAGCTCTCGGGAATCGCAATCCACTCCGCATGCCATGGGCCGGTCGCGCGCTCGAAGTCTTGCACCATGGCATCGACCATCAGGCCGGCATGCTGTCGCACGGCCTTCGAGGCGGCCAGCATCAGTTCGCTGGAGATCGGGTTGCGCTTTTGCGGCATGGTGCTGGAGGCGCCACGGCCTTTGACGAAGGGCTCGTAGACCTCGGCGAACTCGGTCGACGCCATGATCATGATGTCGAGTGCGATCTTGCCAAGGGAGCCCGTGATCAGTGCGAGCAGGTTCACCGCCTCGGCGAAGCCGTCCCGTGCCACATGCCAGGTGGTTGCCGGCACGCCCAGCCCAAGTTCCTCGGCCATCGCCTGCTGCACCGCGAAGCCCTTGTCGCCCAGCGAGGCCAGCGTGCCCGCCGCACCGGCAAACTCCACCACGGCCACCCGTGGACGCAATTGCGCCAGGCGCTGCTGGTGGCGGTCGAACATGGCGAGCCAGATCGCTACCTTGTAGCCAAAAGTGACCGGAAGCGCCTGCTGCAGGTGGGTGCGGCCGGCCATGGGCGTGTCGCGATGCTTGACCGCCAGGCCGGCCAGGATGCCACGCA
The Cupriavidus basilensis DNA segment above includes these coding regions:
- a CDS encoding class-II fumarase/aspartase family protein codes for the protein MSTFPVPVASTVVDSILFRDAFGTARMREIFSDRALIQRYIDAEIALAKAEARVGVIPAEAAEVIARESRIERIDFDHMREETDIVGYPILPLVHQLVGMCGDAGRYVHWGATTQDIMDTAVALQVRDALDSIDTDIRELRGILAGLAVKHRDTPMAGRTHLQQALPVTFGYKVAIWLAMFDRHQQRLAQLRPRVAVVEFAGAAGTLASLGDKGFAVQQAMAEELGLGVPATTWHVARDGFAEAVNLLALITGSLGKIALDIMIMASTEFAEVYEPFVKGRGASSTMPQKRNPISSELMLAASKAVRQHAGLMVDAMVQDFERATGPWHAEWIAIPESFIFTAGALYQAKFALGGLIVDTERMKHNLGITRGLIVAEAVMMGMAPFTGRQQAHDIVYDACRTVNEKGGTLAEALMALPEVTQHFDRAAIDRLTDPANYLGLAPQMVDRAVALSSGV